The genomic stretch ACGTGTATGGTAGGGATGCTTCCTTACGTCAGCATGACAGAATGCTTGTCATTCCGAGGTCACGAGGAATCTCATTTCGGTAACGTCTATGATAGAGATGCTTCCTTACGTCAGCATGACAATTCATCAGCATGACAACTTAACGTCCTAAACACAGCTTCGCCCGGTCAGTCACATTATGTGCTTAGCGGGATGATAAATCTAAGAAGACCAAGCAAGTGAAGTTTCTTACTCAGCGGCTTTGTTATATAAAATGATGCCAGACTGGGATTCTTGGCCCAGCACCGTGAAATTCACCTTACGGTCGATCATTTCTTGGATACGGTTCCCCAAATTGTCGAGGTATTCCTCATTGAGTGCATCCCCCTTTATACTGACATCAATGGTACCGGTATCGAGACCATTGGCATAATCCCCGGTAAGAATGACACTTTCCACATCCCCCATCCTGTTCAGGACTTCCTCCACCAGCGTATCCAATCCAATATATTTCCGAATAATACCCTGCAAGGGAAAAAACAAAGGGTGCCGGGTATTGGCCCTGTAACTGATCCTGTTTTTTTCGGATGCTTTTTGCAGGTAACCTGCTTCTGACAAATTGTTAAGTTCCTTTCTTATGGCGTTGGTAGATTCACCAAACTCCTCGGCCAGTCCGCGCAGATGGCTATGGTTGTCTGCATTGATAAAAAACTTTACCAACAATCGCAGTCTGGTCTTGGATGTGATCAACGAATCAAGCATAAAAAAGCAACTTGCCTTAACGAGCACCAAAAGTACTCGTTAGGCTTTACATCTCCAAAACTATTTGTTTTTTTTGTAAAAAATAACCTTGATACCGCATTTTGTAACATTCACGTAATATTATTAACCTCAGTTTCTATGTTACAATCGTCGCTACGAGCTTGTCTGCTGCCAAACAGGCCTGTCTGAAGCCAAAGGCAGGCCCGTCTGAAGCCAAACAG from Echinicola soli encodes the following:
- a CDS encoding ArsR family transcriptional regulator → MLDSLITSKTRLRLLVKFFINADNHSHLRGLAEEFGESTNAIRKELNNLSEAGYLQKASEKNRISYRANTRHPLFFPLQGIIRKYIGLDTLVEEVLNRMGDVESVILTGDYANGLDTGTIDVSIKGDALNEEYLDNLGNRIQEMIDRKVNFTVLGQESQSGIILYNKAAE